In the genome of bacterium, the window GAACACCTCGGTTCTCCTAACTCGCCCAAACCCTACATGTGTTGTACGGCTTCGTACAACAATGAGTCGGCTGAATCGACCTCATGGCAGATTGGCAGGGGCAACAGCGAGATTTTCTGCCAGCGCTCCAGAATGAAGGCGACGATCCCATACGGCCACAACCAGATCAGGCATGCCAATTTCCAAGGCACTCGCCAGGTGGCGAGAGCGCGGCCGCGGCCTGCCCGAAGCATCGACAATACAACTAGCGCTTGTGCATGACAGGTTCCTTCTAGGCCTGACTAGCCCCGGCCAGGCGGTCCAAGACCTGTACGGCTTCGGCGATTACTGAGTCGATGATCTCTTGGCAGCTGGGGAGGGCGTCGATGTTGCCCACCACTTGGCCGGTGGGCAGGATGCCGACCTCGGGGTGGCCGTCCACCATGGCGGCCTTGGTCATCATGGGGGCGTTGGCCGCCATGGCCATCTGGGCCCAAGTTAGGTTGAGGCTGCGGCGCATGGCCAAACCCTCCGAGAGCAGCTGGCGATAACCCGCCCCGGTGAGGGCTCGGAACCTCAGCGCGTTGCGGGCGGCCCGGAGGAACGACAGCGGTCCCGACCGCTCCAGCCGCGAGATCACGTTGGTATTGATCACCCGCTGGGGCACGCCGTCCACCGCGGTGGTGACCACCGTGCCGGTGAGCTTGGTGTCGAGGTAGATGGCCTTCACATGGTCGGGGACGTCACTGTCGGACGACAAGAGAAAGCGGGTGCCCATGGCGATGCCGTCGGCCCCGAAGGCCAGGGCGGCGGCCAGCGAGCGGCCGTCCACCATGCCACCGGCGGCGATAACCGGGATGTCCACGGTGTCGACCACCGCGGGCAAAAGAAGCGTGGTGGCGATGGGGCCGGTGTGGCCCCCGCCCTCTGCCCCTTGGGCGATGACTGCGTCGACGCCCCAGGCAGCCACCTTCTCGGCGTGGCGGGGGGCACCGATGGTGGGCACCACCACCACTCCGGCGTCTTTCAGCTTCTTGACGATGGCCTCACCAGGGGCTTGGGCGAAGCTGGCCACTGGTATCCCGGCAGCAATGATGTGGTCGACCCGTTGGTCGATATCGGCGGCATCGGTGCGGAGATTGACCCCGAAGGGACGGTC includes:
- a CDS encoding nitronate monooxygenase codes for the protein MNADPRLQTRVCELFGVEHPIVQTGMGWVSGARLTAATSNAGGLGIIAAAPLTFDQMVETIDDVAGATDRPFGVNLRTDAADIDQRVDHIIAAGIPVASFAQAPGEAIVKKLKDAGVVVVPTIGAPRHAEKVAAWGVDAVIAQGAEGGGHTGPIATTLLLPAVVDTVDIPVIAAGGMVDGRSLAAALAFGADGIAMGTRFLLSSDSDVPDHVKAIYLDTKLTGTVVTTAVDGVPQRVINTNVISRLERSGPLSFLRAARNALRFRALTGAGYRQLLSEGLAMRRSLNLTWAQMAMAANAPMMTKAAMVDGHPEVGILPTGQVVGNIDALPSCQEIIDSVIAEAVQVLDRLAGASQA